One Odontesthes bonariensis isolate fOdoBon6 chromosome 12, fOdoBon6.hap1, whole genome shotgun sequence genomic window, GACAGCAGCACCATCACGCCACTCATCGCTTGTCTGTCTCGCTCAGGCTTACGGATGTCCCGAACACTGACGGCCACGAGCAGCGGCACGGTGAGCAGTGGTGCCAGCGGTGCTGGCGGCGCAGTGAGCAGTGGTGGCAGCGGCGCGGTGAGCAGCGGTGGCAGCGGCGCGGTGAGCAGCGGTGCCAGTGGTGCCGGCGGCGCAGTGAGCAGCGGTGCCAGTGGTGCCGGCGGCGCAGTGAGCAGCGGTGCCAGTGGTGCCGGCGGCGCAGTGAGCAGCGGTGCCAGTGGTGCCGGCGGCGTAGTGAGCAGCGGCGCGCAGCAGCGCTCCATGTCTGAGCAGCACTGGTCTCGGGGACCGTACATCTCAGCCATCACCAACAGGTGAGCTCTACGACTGCTCCACCTGAGCAGGTGACGGCCCAGTGAGGTCTGTCAGAGGGTCCTTACTCCTCCTGCTCTGTGCTCTAGGACCACCAACCTGCTGATCCGAGGGGCCATGCTGTTCTCAGTGGGCGTCTTCCTGGCTCTGGTGCTGAACCTGCTGCAGGTGCAGAGAAACGTCACCCTGTTCCCCCCTGATGTCATCGGCAGCATCTTCTCCTCGGCCTGGTGGGTGCCACCCTGCTGCGGCACAGCCTCAGGTGGGTGCAACGTAACGACCGTCAGAGGTGATGAAGGGAGTTCTGGGTGTGAGCCTGAGCATTCAGCTCCACAGCAAGGAAGTTTCGCTGAGACAAAGTCCAGCTGTACAccgctcagacagatgtggccctgAAATATGAAGCGGTCCAACTGTAACTAAGTTCAGGGACCCCAGGTCAGAACAAGGTCCAATGATCTGTAGAGACAGGCAGCATGCTTTCATACAGACATTCAGATGTGTCTGCTTCTGAAGCATAGATGGTTGGGTTCTGTTCTCATCTGCACTGGTACCGGTACCTCTCAGCTCCTCTGTTACAGCTGAACttacagaggagaacaaagtcCACATTTTCCTGTCGTCCCCTTGAATGTAAAGTGATTTAAAAGCATGGAGACGCTTGGAGCGTATGCTGAGCAGTGCTGTGACCTGTGATCATTTAGCTGCTCTGAACATGTATGTTTTATCCTGTGAGTCATACGGGTTAATACTGTGGTGCCGCTCACTTCAGGCTAATTTCTCATGATAActggcaaaagtggagatgaaAGCAAGATGAAATAAAATGCACAGAGTTTCTATAAAAGCAGCAACCTTAGATGTAAGTATACATCATTATACTCCATGAAAGTAGCTGCACGTGGCTAAATGTAGGCAAGGTCTGTGGTTGGGTTAGCTGCTGTTAGCCTGCTCAGTGTTTAACCCCTGTCCTCTCCCCCTCCAGCGGTGATCGGGCTGCTGTACCCCTGCATCGACAGCCGGCTCGGTGAACCACACAAGTTCAAGAGGGAATGGTCCAGTGTGATGCGCTGCGTGGCTGTGTTTGTTGGCATCAACCATGCCAGCGCTGTATCCTTTCATCTGTGCTGCCGTCAGTCTCTTGTGGCTGATGGGAAATGATTCATCTGTCTGAACCCCTGCACAGGCAGAATCATCCTCACTGCTGAAATGGCCGAAAAAAGACTTAAAGAATCTGAATCGAACAGAAACATACCATCCATGAATGTTGTGAACATATCTGAAAGTGCGTTTCTTAGATTTAAACTTGGGTTCCACCAGGTCATCCAGCctcctgcctctgtgtctgtctcagcctaacttaacttaacttcaGATTAACATGAAATCTCATGATGAGACTCTTTAATAAGAGCTCAGGAAAGCGTGTCAGCTTGTGAAAGAGGGGCAGAATGTGTCTCCTTTTGCAGCTGTTTGTACAAACATGGAAACTGGAGCATTTCTTCTCCGTGACACCAGGGAGTAAAGTTGTAAATGAACAGAGTGAAATAAGAACCGGGTGCTGGGTTGATGCTGCCTGGAAGACGGTCACCGCTCTAAGTACCAGTTTACTGGGTCACACGTTGCTTTTGGCTCTCCTTCCTGTTGGGGAGCAGCGCTGTTCAGATCTTTAACGGTATAGATGTGAACTGAACCAAACAGTTTTCTTTACTGTGGAAGCTGTAAAGTCTGAATAAATGGAGTCTGTGGTATCATCACCAGCCTGAAATGCTCTGGGATGAGCATACATGTAGCTGAAGGATGTGATAAACTGTGAGCTGACTATGCTGTGGGAAATTAAATATGTGTGTAAAGCTGTGTCTCCTCTGAAGGGTGCTCGGGCAAAAGAGTCTCTACAttcagtctgcagcatttgaaggTTCTGGGTCAGACCATGTGCTGATTGGTGTGGGGGGGGTGCACCAGAATCGGTTAGGGGAGGTCTGTTGTACATTTGGTACTATTGTTTTGGCATGCTAGCACGTGTAATTGATTTATGTATTTTATAATGgagggtaaatgtattttaaggtttgtgtgtgttgttgttatggggGTGTGTAATGGGAGGAGCAGAATCCCCCAGGGTTTGGTTGGTAGAGCGAGAGTGGTATTTAAAGCTGCCAGTTGTACCATACAAGAGAGTTGTTCCTGTTGCTACTGCTGCCTCCAGGACCGTGGTATATGTCCATGTTAAAGTCTGTCTGATGTACATTTTGGTGAATAAAACACCTGGCTGGTTCATCACTACCTCTGCCTCAAGCCTCCTAGCTTTGTATCCAGCCGCTACATCCTAACAGTGGGGGTGTGTTTTCCTACATGGTGAGGATGTAGATCTACTGCACCTGGGCACTTCCTGTAAATGTGGGGGCAGCTGGATGAGTGGGGTATGCTGTGCCAGTCCAAGGTGCAGCTGGATGAGTGAGCACATCCTGGAGCTGGTTACCTTGCCAGTCTGCTCCTTGACCCCCTCCCTGTCAGAAAGTGGACTTTGCTAACAACGTGCAGTTGTCTCTGACCCTGGCGGCGCTTTCCATTGGTCTGTGGTGGACGTTCGACCGCTCCCGCAATGGCTTCGCCCTGGGTGTCAGCATCGCCCTGCTGGCTACACTgaccacccagctcctggtttACAACGGAGTCTTCCAGTAAGTTCTCTCACTCCCCGCCATTAAACACTCTGCACCGACGTGTGAACAAACAGATTCCACTGTTTTAGATGTGTTCTGAGTccattttgttttagtttggGGTAGTTGGGGCAGTTCCACACTGTTTGCCCATTGGTTGGCCCGTTCTGGCCACATCCTCCAACAGCCTGCTCCAGATAACTGAATGAAGCACCTTTAAAGTAACTCTCTGTGTAACCTTCAGGGCAGTGTGCTGGTGGACATGAAGTCAACTATCTGTAACTATCACCTCAGAATGAGGCCAATGTATCTATTGCCCCTGCTCCTCACTCCACTGTGGTGCTACAGATGCTCTTGTGTCTG contains:
- the insig2 gene encoding insulin-induced gene 2 protein isoform X2: MSRTLTATSSGTVSSGASGAGGAVSSGASGAGGAVSSGASGAGGAVSSGASGAGGAVSSGASGAGGVVSSGAQQRSMSEQHWSRGPYISAITNRTTNLLIRGAMLFSVGVFLALVLNLLQVQRNVTLFPPDVIGSIFSSAWWVPPCCGTASAVIGLLYPCIDSRLGEPHKFKREWSSVMRCVAVFVGINHASAKVDFANNVQLSLTLAALSIGLWWTFDRSRNGFALGVSIALLATLTTQLLVYNGVFQYTSPDFLYIRSWLPCIFFAGVITMGNIGRQLALYEYKFLQEKSHQD
- the insig2 gene encoding insulin-induced gene 2 protein isoform X1 codes for the protein MSRTLTATSSGTVSSGASGAGGAVSSGGSGAVSSGGSGAVSSGASGAGGAVSSGASGAGGAVSSGASGAGGAVSSGASGAGGVVSSGAQQRSMSEQHWSRGPYISAITNRTTNLLIRGAMLFSVGVFLALVLNLLQVQRNVTLFPPDVIGSIFSSAWWVPPCCGTASAVIGLLYPCIDSRLGEPHKFKREWSSVMRCVAVFVGINHASAKVDFANNVQLSLTLAALSIGLWWTFDRSRNGFALGVSIALLATLTTQLLVYNGVFQYTSPDFLYIRSWLPCIFFAGVITMGNIGRQLALYEYKFLQEKSHQD